A window of Mus pahari chromosome 7, PAHARI_EIJ_v1.1, whole genome shotgun sequence contains these coding sequences:
- the Synj2bp gene encoding synaptojanin-2-binding protein, whose protein sequence is MNGRVDYLVTEEEINLTRGPSGLGFNIVGGTDQQYVSNDSGIYVSRIKEDGAAAQDGRLQEGDKILSVNGQDLKNLLHQDAVDLFRNAGCAVSLRVQHRLPVQNGPIVHRGEGEPSGVPVAMVLLPVFALTMVAVWAFVRYRKQL, encoded by the exons ATGAACGGACGGGTGGATTATTTAGTCACGGAGGAAGAGATCAACCTGACGAGAGGACCCTCGG GGCTGGGCTTCAACATCGTCGGTGGGACAGATCAACAGTATGTATCCAACGACAGTGGCATCTACGTCAGCCGCATCAAAGAGGATGGGGCTGCGGCCCAGGATGGGCGGCTCCAGGAGGGTGATAAGATCCTCTCG GTAAATGGCCAAGATCTGAAGAACCTGCTGCACCAAGATGCTGTAGACCTCTTCCGTAATGCGGGATGTGCTGTGTCCCTGAGAGTACAGCACAGG TTACCAGTGCAGAACGGACCTATAGTACATCGAGGTGAAGGAGAGCCAAGTGGAGTTCCTGTAGCTATGGTGCTGCTACCAGTGTTTGCCCTCACCATGGTAGCGGTTTGGGCCTTCGTGAGATACCGAAAGCAGCTTTGA